Within Natronobacterium texcoconense, the genomic segment GTCGACGTCGATGTCCCAGCTGGAAGACGATGCCGACACGCTGCTGACCTCGAGCGGCTGGTCGCCGTCGTTGGGAACCGCCAGTTCGATCGTCTTGGTGATCTCACCCTGGTCTTTCGGTTCGTCGAAGACCATCGGATCGCCGAACGCGAGTTCGCCGAAGTAACCGGGGTAGATGACTCGAGCCTCAGCGGTCGTCTGGCGAGTAACGCCATCTTCCGTCTCGAGTTCGACCGTCCACGACAGCGTCTCGTGTTGGGAGGCGTCGTCGTCGGCGGTCACTTCCCAACTGGCGCTCGAGCCCGAACTGCTCATTTCGAGCGTGCCGTCGGAATCGGAACTGACGACCGAGACGTCGACGTTGCCGATCGAACCCTCGCTGCCGATCTGTTCGATGCTGGCCTCTCCGGACTCGGAGTCGCCGACGAGAACGTCACCGAGATCCAGCGGCTCCTCCTCGAAGCCCGCTGCTGGCTGGACTTCGACGTGGAAGCCGAATCCGTCACCACCGGCTGCCCCATCTACCGAACCCGTTTTCGCATCTGTGCCCGCACTGACAGTGAGCCCGACACTCTCTTCCTCACCGGGAGCGACTGTGACGGAACCCTGATGGGGCGACACGCTCACTCCATCCGGAGTGCTCGTAATATCGATACTGACCGTCTCTTCGCTATCTCCAGTGTTCTCGACCGTAAGCGATGTTTCGGTATCACCACCAGCGACCACGTCTACGTCCGATGGGCCACTGGTCACCTCGGTGGCCTGTGCAGCCGGCACTATCGCTAACCCGAACGCCAGCAACACCGCGAGCACTACGAGTCCTCGCCTAGACATCGCTATCACCCACCGTTACGACCGAGCCGACCTGTGCCCGCTCGTAGGTCCGCTGCCAGGCGAAGATCCGTCGCAGGAGAATCGTTCCTAGTAGGCCGACGACGACCCCGTAGCCGACGAGCACTGTCACCGAAGCGACTGCGAGCGACAGCTGTGTACCCCAGACCTCGCCCCCGACCGCGGCGATCTCTTCCTCGCGGTCCTCGAGGCCGTGTGCCGCCGCTTCGCTTTCGGCAGCACTGATCTCGGCGCTGACCGTTCGAACCTGCTGGTAGTTCTCGAACGTCTCGAGGGAACCCGGGACGCCGGCGACGGTGTTCCCGACGCTCTCACAGTCCGCACAGCGGTCGAGGAACGCCTCGGCGTCTTCTTCGGCCTCGTCGATCTGCTCGAGTGACGACTCGTAGGCTGCGGTCTCCTGTTCGACCTGAACGTTGAACTCCGCCGCCTCGTCGGGCATGTTCGCTCGCTCGTAGGCCGTCGCGGTCATCGAGAGGTACTCGATCCGGTCGGGCGTCCGTTCGGCGGCGTCAGCCTCGTCGTGGAGGCCGCCGGCCAGTCCCTCGTAGAACCGCGTCAGCGCGAGATCCGCGAGCGTCGCCTGAGTCGACTCGAGGTCGTCGATTCGGTCGTCCGTCCGTTCGGCGTACTCGAGGCTCCGCTCGTACTCGCCGGCCTCGGCGTAGTCGTAGGCCTGCTCGAATGCCATCATCGTCTCGTGGATGGCTTCGAACTCCGCGCGCTCGCTGGCGTCGAGCGATCCAGTATCCTGGACCTGGGTGACGGCGAACGTCCGGATCGTCTCGAACTCGTCGTACTCCTCGTAGGCGTCGGTACCTTCCATCGTGCGGAACTCGTCGAAGTAGTCGTCGGCCGTCCGCGGTTCGTCGGCGACGACGGCCGTGGCGAACAGCGGTACCGTCACGACGACTGCGACGACCATGACGACGAGCAATCCTATGCGAGTGCTGTCTGGGATCTTTCTTTCCATGCGTCAGAACACCGTCCGTGAAAGTCGCTCGCGGAGGGCGTCGTGCTCGAACAGCCGTTCGACCGCATCGAACACCACCAGGGACGCATAAAGGGCCACGACCGCTTCGCGTTCGCGGTCGGTATCGTCGAAGAGTTCCCAGGCACGCTGGTGCATCTCCCGTGCCGGCGCGGTCTCGGAGACGTCCTGCCGGGCGTCTTCGATCCGTTCTCCGACTGCGTTGTACCGTTCTTTGAGTTCTCTCCGTTGCTCCTTCGGCTCCGCCTCGAGCCGCTCGAACAGCTCGAACAGTTCCTCGAGTTCGTACTCGCCGCGCCAGCGAACGCCGGGATCGGGCATGTCCGCACAGGCAGCAAAGAGGTCGATAGTTCGCTTCGTCGTCATCGCATCGTTGATCGCATCCGTCGTCCTCGCGGCGGTCTCGAGAATCGCGTTGGCGAGCACGTCCGGATCGACGTCGACGTCGCTGTCCACGAACAGGTGACCGGAGTCGGGAATCGACTCGACGGCCTCGAGCATCGATTCGACGACCGACGCGTAGTACGCCGGGATAGCCGTATCGCGCCCGGAGTGGACGGTCAGCGACTCGAGATCCTGCCGGATGCGGTCGATCCGGACGGCCTGGTCGTCTTTCCCGCTCGAGAGCGTCCAGGTGAACTGAGCGTTTACCGACGCGTCCACGGTATCGTCTTCCGTGACTGTGAGCGGTGCTTCGTCGTCGTCGAATACCTCGTGGTAGCCGTCCGGTGCTGGAATCTCGGCCCGATAGTTGCCGATCAGTACGTCACCTTCAACGACGCCGTTGCTGTCGGGTTCGACTGGAATATCGTTGGCGCGATGATCCGGAAACGGCTCGTTCTCGTTCGGGACGAGTCGGAGTGACAGCCATTCGTTCGGAACGCCGTCGATCCGCGAAGTGACCCGAACCCGCCCCGTTCGGGACGGGAGTGCGACCGTCGAATCTTCGTTACGACCGAACCGAACGGTCTCCGTTCGACTCTCGTACTTCTCGTGGCTGACCTCGACCTCGACGCTCGAGCCGTCCTCCGTCGGCTCGACCGTGACAGTGCCGTCGCCGTGTTGCTTTAGTTCCGTATCTGGTTCGCCAACGACGTCGACGGTTGCTTCGGGAATCGTCTTCTGTTTTTTCGACTTGCGGGTTGTCGACTCGTCGACGATAGTAACCGTCGTCGGAGAGGTGATCGCGAGGGTGGCGGACGAGCTACGGTGACTCACTTCGACGGGCTCGGACGAATGGGAGCCGTCCGTCGCCCACAGCTTCCACACGCCCCGTTCCGGGAGCGGAACCGGTCCGCTTCCGTTCTCGACGCGTTCCTTACCGCCGAGGCTGCTATCGCTCGCGTGTTCGTACTTGACTGTCACGTCTTCGTCGATATCCCGGGTTCCGTCGGTGATCGTGACGGTTGCCGTGAATCCCGGCTCTTCGGGCTCCGGACTCGAGCCGAACCGCCGGTAGGTCGCTGGCGCGACGATCGTTCCGAGGAGGACGGCGATCCCGCCGAGGAGGTGCTCGATAGAGAAGTCGTTGATCGGATCCAGTGAAATATCGTTCAGGTAGAAGACACTGATCGTCGCCGCAGCCGTCAGACAGAGGCCGATGACTGCGAAAAGTGCGAGATTCACTGCCGTTGCAGCCCTGAATTTGCTGCCGACGGCACCCAGGCTGGTTCCGATAACCAGCGAGAGGACCAACGGTGCGACGAGCGCTAGTTCCTCGATGGACGGCAGTGACAGTCCGTCGTCGAGTTCGGACGTCTCGACCGTCGCGACGCCCGCCGCAGTCTGTAGCAGAAGTTCGTCGCCGGCATCCTTTCCCTCGATCTCGAGTTCGAGCTGTCCGTTCTCGCCGATCTCGCCGCCGGCGTACGTGTAGTTCTGACCCTCGACCGGTTCGGGGACGACAGACGTGACCTCGAGTCCGGCGACACCCTGCTGGAACTCGAGTGTGTTCCCGTCGACGGACGCCGTGAGTGCGAACGGACCGGGGTACTCGAGATTGTCCTCTTCGACGACGGTTTCGTCGTCGGAGTTGGTCACGGTGATCGAAACGCTGTCGCCGGGTGACAGCGAATCGAGTCCGTACACGCCTGGTCGGAGCCGTTCGGTAGTATCGGCGCCCTCTACGTCCACGTCGTACTCCTCTCCGCCGAGCAGCGGGTGCCAGACGGCGAGCTGACCGTCGACGGCCCGGATATCTGCTTCGAGAGGGAGTGTCCCGCCGTCTATCTTCTCGCCGTCGCTCGTTCGAACCTCGAGTTCGATCTCGTCACCGGGTTCGACGTCGGGGGGCCCGTCGTACTCGATGGCAAGCTGGTTTCCGTTGACGACGGTCGCCTCGAGTGGGTCGTCGTCGGAGGCGGTAACGGTGACGTTGATTTCGTCACCCGGTTCCAAGCCGGTCGTTTCGGAGCCGTTCAACGGCACGCGGAGTACGTCGGTCGCGTTCTCGTCGTCGCCGGCCCCGTCGATCCAGACTGGCACGTCCTCGTCGAAGGAGACGTCGTACGACGGTGCGGTTTCGTTCTCGGCTGTGTCTTCTCCCCCGTCGTCAGCCGCTGCAACGCCCGGGGCGACTGCGCCGGCGAGCGCGAGCGCCACGACGACGGCGACCACGACGAGGCCCGCTCTCACGACAGTCGTTCGAACGTCGGTTGTGTGTTGTGCGTCCATGGCTCGTCACTCCGCGTTCCGGTCGACGTACGACTCGAGGTTGTCGACGATGCGATCCAGTTCGCTCTCGCTGAGGTCGCTCTCGCCACGGCCACCACCGGCGAGACTGTCGCCGAGCATCTCGAACTCGTCCCAGGAGTGCTCGAGCAGCGGGTTCAGGTCGAAGCCGCCGAGCAACAGCAGGACGTCGACGTCGCTTCCGCGGCCCCGTTTCGGCGTGAGGCTGGCCTGTCCAGCGACGTTGATGTCGTGTTTCTCCGTCCAGTCGCGGAAGGCCCCGTAGACGTCTGGTTCGGTAATCGCGTCGTTCTCGATCATGCTCTCGGGGGCGCGAACGATCGCGTATGCTGCCTGCGTCGTGCCGACGTCCATCGGCACGTACGTGTTCCCTGCGGCCTGGTCGAGCATGTACTCGAGTTCGTACACTTCGCCGTTGAGGTCCGTCGCGACCGCTGGCGTGAAGTGGTAGGCGTCCATCTGGGACGGGATCGTCACGTAATCTTTCACGTCGATCACGCTTCGGGTCTCGCGGCCGGCGCCGATCATCAGGTCGACCGCGGTGATGATCGCGTCGTTGATCGAGTCGTAGTGACGGCCGTTGCCGTTCTCCTCGTCGTCGAGGTGGGAGTTTGCAGCGAGCAGGACCATGTCGGCGTTCTGTCCGCCATCGTCGACCCGGAGCAGCCGAGAGAGCCCACAGACCGCGTTGAAGTGTCGCTGCGGCGGCTCGGTGTAGTAGGGCCAGACGCCGAAGGCAGTGTGGATCACGCTGTCCATCCACTCTTCGGCCGCGCCGTCGTCGTCCAGGTCCTCGAGACCGTGTTTGAACTGGTCGACGACGTAGGGAATCGACCCGTTTCCGGTACCGCCGCCGAGCGTGGCGACGTGCATGAACGCGTCGGCGTGTCCGAAGTTGTCCTTGATCCGGTTGACGATCCGATCGAGGCTCTCGCGGGCACAGGCCTCCCCGTTCGGGAAGAAGTTCCCGGCTCCCTGCTGGGAACCGAATTCGAGGGCGTACGATCCCATCATCTCCTCCTCTCCCTGTTCGTCGTGTAACTGCTCTCGCATCCGGTCGATCGTGTTCCGGAGGTCCGCCCGGTTCGTGTTCATCACCAGGATCCGGTCGTCGATTCCCGGATTCTCTGTTCGGTCGAAAAACTGCGACGTGATCCGTCCGCCACCCTCTCCCGAGGCGATGACGCTCCATCTCGTAAACGTGTCCGTTGGTGCCATGTTACTGTATCTCGATCGCTGTTTCGGTGGTCGTCACGCTGTGCTCCGTCTCGTCGATCGTCGCGATCACATCCCGGATAATCGAGTCGGACACCGGTGCCGAGAGGAAGTTCTGTCTGAGTTCGTCGAAGGGAAGTCGATCACCCGACTCGACGTTGTACTCGAGAACGTTCGTCAACTCCCGCTCGAGTTCTTCGCGGTCGTAGACGACGATTTCGTCGCCGTCCCGGTAGACGTCGTACTCGGTACGCTCGCTCCATGTCGCGAGCAGACACGGCGCGTGTGGGTCTCGCACCGGGAGGTCCATCGTCGTCGAGACGTACCCTTCCTCGTCGAACAGGTCCTCGAGGTGGGGCCGCATCTCCGGGAGCACCTCCTCGATGTCCGTATCGAGGTCTCCACAGAGTTGCTCCTGGAGGCTTCGCTCGGTGAACTCGAGGTCGATCTCGGTGCCGTCGTCGATCTCAATCTCCCGTTCGACGATGCCGAACGCCTCGTCGCCCGGATCGGCGACGAGCGTGTGGGTGCCCGCGGGCACGTCCTCG encodes:
- a CDS encoding COG1361 family protein encodes the protein MDAQHTTDVRTTVVRAGLVVVAVVVALALAGAVAPGVAAADDGGEDTAENETAPSYDVSFDEDVPVWIDGAGDDENATDVLRVPLNGSETTGLEPGDEINVTVTASDDDPLEATVVNGNQLAIEYDGPPDVEPGDEIELEVRTSDGEKIDGGTLPLEADIRAVDGQLAVWHPLLGGEEYDVDVEGADTTERLRPGVYGLDSLSPGDSVSITVTNSDDETVVEEDNLEYPGPFALTASVDGNTLEFQQGVAGLEVTSVVPEPVEGQNYTYAGGEIGENGQLELEIEGKDAGDELLLQTAAGVATVETSELDDGLSLPSIEELALVAPLVLSLVIGTSLGAVGSKFRAATAVNLALFAVIGLCLTAAATISVFYLNDISLDPINDFSIEHLLGGIAVLLGTIVAPATYRRFGSSPEPEEPGFTATVTITDGTRDIDEDVTVKYEHASDSSLGGKERVENGSGPVPLPERGVWKLWATDGSHSSEPVEVSHRSSSATLAITSPTTVTIVDESTTRKSKKQKTIPEATVDVVGEPDTELKQHGDGTVTVEPTEDGSSVEVEVSHEKYESRTETVRFGRNEDSTVALPSRTGRVRVTSRIDGVPNEWLSLRLVPNENEPFPDHRANDIPVEPDSNGVVEGDVLIGNYRAEIPAPDGYHEVFDDDEAPLTVTEDDTVDASVNAQFTWTLSSGKDDQAVRIDRIRQDLESLTVHSGRDTAIPAYYASVVESMLEAVESIPDSGHLFVDSDVDVDPDVLANAILETAARTTDAINDAMTTKRTIDLFAACADMPDPGVRWRGEYELEELFELFERLEAEPKEQRRELKERYNAVGERIEDARQDVSETAPAREMHQRAWELFDDTDREREAVVALYASLVVFDAVERLFEHDALRERLSRTVF
- a CDS encoding FtsZ/tubulin family protein: MAPTDTFTRWSVIASGEGGGRITSQFFDRTENPGIDDRILVMNTNRADLRNTIDRMREQLHDEQGEEEMMGSYALEFGSQQGAGNFFPNGEACARESLDRIVNRIKDNFGHADAFMHVATLGGGTGNGSIPYVVDQFKHGLEDLDDDGAAEEWMDSVIHTAFGVWPYYTEPPQRHFNAVCGLSRLLRVDDGGQNADMVLLAANSHLDDEENGNGRHYDSINDAIITAVDLMIGAGRETRSVIDVKDYVTIPSQMDAYHFTPAVATDLNGEVYELEYMLDQAAGNTYVPMDVGTTQAAYAIVRAPESMIENDAITEPDVYGAFRDWTEKHDINVAGQASLTPKRGRGSDVDVLLLLGGFDLNPLLEHSWDEFEMLGDSLAGGGRGESDLSESELDRIVDNLESYVDRNAE